In one Drosophila gunungcola strain Sukarami chromosome 2R unlocalized genomic scaffold, Dgunungcola_SK_2 000011F, whole genome shotgun sequence genomic region, the following are encoded:
- the LOC128255373 gene encoding voltage-dependent calcium channel subunit alpha-2/delta-3 isoform X6: MAWSRLLAWWRLCLGLLSVLVCLAPCVNLQPAENINYNLVHSWADKLGTELFHLGDFITRRKEVQESFKDAKVVSRNGASIVDSMAKEIEMMMDLKVSAVRRIMDTAENTALSHQNDMADKMFSYYSAKEMLEPGDPVPPIPTPAPDMDKDIGEPLIYVQPKVVVLEPRPEFHNTPVNFSVSSVHVPVNVFDRAPDVIKAIQWSENLDQIFRDNYKNDPTLSWQFFGSSTGFMRQFPASKWRKDVPVDLYDCRLRSWYMEAATSPKDIVILMDGSGSMLGQRLDIAKHVVNTILDTLGTNDFVNIFTFDKEVSPVVGCFEETLIQANLGNIRELKEGIESFKPKSIANYTAALTKAFELLEDTKLSSRGAQCNQAIMIIGDGAPENNREVFELHNWRDPPYKPVRVFTYLIGKEVANWDDIRWMACENQGYYVHLSDTAEVREMVLNYIPVMARPLVLGRHDHPVIWSQVYADIEDTKLSDYLWDINQCEYQKADVLEYWQVHDRMLEPNEMHRRKYRRMKETWNQPVDSNVYQFMTTVSMPIYDRRENANITEEVLINEALWELQTRETRIANILGVAGTDVPINEIKKLLSPFTLGVNGYAFIVTNNGYVLFHPDFRPIFQGYILKPSYNSVDMIEVELLDDDRPARDFNPVLMTIRDSIINQSTGSKWMLVKNHFDEMKRVARIKRQYYWTAIKKTPFTLVISYPEQYGVSHMDIRADQEIHRISIKGTNLRSVFSGKRWKIHPDWLYCKHSNRTFKTPEIELLYFLERMSEPGWRWPGSRSAMPPEHAAAMFCDRQLMQALVFDARVTEGFSNTTSFNSKDDKGNEFKQRFGVTVAFLATHSGLTRWHEFHSNAAEESGVGETFSQNNTRAIDEIWYKRAVDQHFVREESFVYSVPFDAGESNSEILVTASHAVFHNEGGKTAPAAVVGFQFQHSALYKLFHNITGNACAVDDKDCYILDNNGYVVISTRVHETGRFFGEVNGAIMKRLLEENVYKQVTVYDYQAVCFESKNDNNASSMLLSPIFHLLGVGKWLLHTALWYIVQLLQWAPGVSSHYADMYGDSNDTEPPPPEPHPEHHARNGNGHGKKDEDHWLRYLTLHRTRLKPCDMKRELYTLFKEKDNVVYNMTAHACERPFVVLPIPYSNLILLVIDQLCPRDGTVVLTVNPQPIDYHFSVNDSLACYKQAREFNRMRPHSCISRHANESGIKLCGKACSIYVNLGLLLLCHILSRWL, encoded by the exons ATGGCCTGGTCGCGACTCCTGGCCTGGTGGCGCCTCTGTTTGGGCCTGCTCTCTGTCCTGGTCTGTTTGGCCCCGTGCGTCAATCTGCAGCCAGCCGAGAACATCAACTACAATCT CGTTCATTCGTGGGCCGACAAACTGGGCACGGAGCTGTTTCATCTGGGCGATTTCATCACCAGGCGCAAGGAGGTGCAAGAG AGTTTCAAGGATGCGAAAGTCGTTTCGCGCAATGGCGCCTCCATCGTTGATTCGATGGCCAAGGAAATCGAAATGATGATGGACCTGAAAGTCAGTGCAGTGAGG CGCATTATGGACACGGCTGAGAACACGGCTCTGTCGCATCAAAACGATATGGCGGACAAAATGTTCTCCTACTACAGTGCCAAGGAGATGCTGGAGCCCGGCGATCCCGTACCCCCCATTCCCACCCCGGCGCCAGATATGGATAAGGATATAGGCGAGCCGCTGATCTACGTCCAGCCAAAGGTGGTGGTGCTAGAGCCGCGTCCCGAATTCCACAACACTCCGGTCAACTTCAGCGTCAGCTCGGTCCACGTGCCGGTCAATGTGTTCGATCGAG CACCGGATGTGATTAAGGCAATTCAGTGGTCGGAGAATTTGGATCAGATATTCCGCGACAATTACAAAAACGATCCCACGTTGTCGTGGCAATTCTTTGGCAGTTCGACTGGCTTTATGCGTCAATTCCCTGCATCGAAGTGGCGCAAGGACGTACCGGTCGATCTATACGATTGCCGACTACGCTCCTGGTACATGGAGGCGGCGACGAGTCCGAAGGATATTGTTATCCTGATGGATGGATCCGGTTCAATGTTGGGACAGAGGCTAGATATCGCAAAGCATGTTGTCAATACAATACTCGATACATTAGGTACAAATGACTTTGTGAACATCTTCACCTTTGATAAGGAAGTGAGCCCAGTGGTCGGATGTTTCGAGGAGACACTGATTCAA GCGAATCTGGGCAACATACGTGAACTGAAAGAAGGGATTGAATCGTTTAAACCCAAATCGATTGCCAATTATACCGCTGCATTGACAAAGGCATTCGAGCTATTGGAAGATACCAAGTTGAGTTCGCGCGGGGCGCAGTGCAATCAGGCGATCATGATCATTGGCGACGGGGCGCCCGAGAACAATCGCGAGGTCTTCGAGTTGCACAATTGGCGGGACCCGCCGTACAAGCCGGTCCGCGTGTTCACCTACCTGATTGGCAAGGAGGTGGCCAATTGGGATGATATACGGTGGATGGCGTGCGAGAATCAGGGCTACTACGTCCACCTCAGCGACACCGCCGAGGTGCGCGAGATGGTCTTGAATTACATACCGGTTATGGCCAGGCCGCTCGTCCTGGGCAGGCACGATCACCCGGTGATTTGGTCGCAGGTCTATGCGGACATCGAG GACACAAAGCTCTCCGACTATCTGTGGGACATCAACCAGTGCGAGTACCAGAAGGCAGACGTCCTCGAGTACTGGCAGGTGCACGACCGGATGCTGGAGCCCAACGAAATGCACCGCCGAAAATACAGACGGATGAAGGAG ACCTGGAACCAGCCGGTGGACTCGAATGTATACCAGTTTATGACCACCGTATCGATGCCCATCTACGATCGGCGCGAGAATGCG AATATCACCGAAgaagttttaataaatgaagCACTCTGGGAATTGCAAACACGTGAG ACTAGAATTGCGAATATACTGGGCGTGGCTGGCACGGATGTGCCCATCAATGAAATCAAAAAGCTGCTATCGCCGTTTACG CTTGGCGTGAATGGCTATGCGTTTATAGTAACCAACAATGGTTATGTACTATTCCATCCAGACTTTCGTCCAATT TTCCAGGGCTACATATTAAAGCCATCATACAACAGCGTTGACATGATTGAAGTCGAGCTGTTGGATGACGATCGACCCGCCAGAGACTTTAATCCAGTGCTGATGACG ATAAGAGATTCAATAATCAATCAATCGACTGGCAGCAAATGGATGTTGGTCAAGAATCATTTCGATGAAATG aaacgGGTGGCTCGCATAAAGAGACAATACTATTGGACGGCCATCAAGAAGACCCCTTTCACTCTGGTAATTTCCTATCCGGAGCAATATGGCGTGAGTCACATGGACATACGAGCCGACCAAGAGATCCATAGAATAAGCATCAAGGGCACAAACTTACGCAGCGTCTTCAGTGGGAAGAGATGGAAAATACATCCCGATTG GCTATATTGCAAGCACAGCAACAGGACATTCAAAACGCCAGAGATCGAACTGCTGTACTTTCTCGAGCGAATGTCTGAGCCTGGCTGGCGATGGCCGGGAAGTCGAAGCGCTATGCCCCCGGAGCACGCGGCTGCCATGTTCT GCGATCGGCAGCTCATGCAGGCTCTGGTCTTTGATGCCCGAGTCACCGAGGGCTTCTCCAACACAACCAGTTTCAACTCCAAGGACGACAAGGG AAACGAATTCAAGCAGCGATTTGGCGTCACCGTCGCCTTTTTGGCCACCCACAGTGGCCTCACCCGCTGGCATGAGTTTCACTCGAATGCTGCCGAAGAATCTGGAGTTGG CGAGACTTTTAGCCAGAACAACACACGGGCCATAGATGAGATTTGGTATAAGCGTGCCGTGGACCAACATTTTGTGCGGGAGGAGAGCTTCGTTTACTCAGTGCCCTTCGATGCGGGTG AGAGCAACTCAGAGATCCTAGTGACGGCCAGTCATGCCGTTTTCCACAATGAAGGCGGCAAAACTGCCCCGGCGGCAGTTGTGGGCTTCCAGTTTCAGCACTCGGCGCTCTACAAACTCTTCCACAACATCACCGGCAAT gCCTGTGCCGTAGATGACAAAGACTGCTATATACTGGACAACAATGGCTATGTGGTCATTTCGACGCGAGTCCACGAGACGGGGAGATTCTTCGGTGAAGTCAACGGAGCGATCATGAAGCGTCTGCTGGAGGAGAATGTCTACAAACAGGTCACCGTCTACGATTACCAGGCGGTGTGCTTCGAGTCCAAGAACGATAACAATGCCTCCAGCATGCTGCTTTCG CCGATATTCCATCTGCTGGGCGTAGGCAAATGGCTGCTGCATACGGCGCTGTGGTATATTGTACAACTGTTGCAGTGGGCGCCCGGAGTGTCCAGCCATTATGCGGACATGTACGGCGACTCCAACGACACGGAGCCACCGCCGCCGGAGCCTCATCCGGAGCACCATGCCCGCAACGGCAATGGGCACGGGAAGAAAGATGAAGACCACTGGCTGCGCTACTTGACGCTCCATCGCACCCGGCTCAAGCCGTGCGACATGAAGCGCGAACTTTACACGCTGTTCAAGGAGAAGGACAACGTTGTCTACAATATGACAGCCCATGCATGTGAGCGGCCATTTGTCGTCCTGCCCATCCCGTATAGCAACCTCATCCTGCTGGTCATCGACCAGCTGTGTCCCAGGGACGGCACCGTCGTCCTCACGGTCAATCCGCAGCCGATCGACTACCACTTTTCGGTCAACGACTCGCTGGCCTGCTACAAGCAGGCGCGCGAGTTCAACCGCATGCGACCCCACAGCTGCATCAGTCGGCACGCAAAC GAGAGCGGCATCAAGCTGTGCGGAAAGGCGTGCTCGATCTACGTGAATCTGGGGCTGCTGCTCCTCTGCCACATACTGAGTCGTTGGCTGTAA
- the LOC128255373 gene encoding voltage-dependent calcium channel subunit alpha-2/delta-3 isoform X1 gives MSRSRSIDLHQSAVSGSLESEKDHRDRGKSWPGRDSWPGGASVWACSLSWSVWPRASICSQPRTSTTISFIRGPTNWARSCFIWAISSPGARRCKSFKDAKVVSRNGASIVDSMAKEIEMMMDLKVSAVRRIMDTAENTALSHQNDMADKMFSYYSAKEMLEPGDPVPPIPTPAPDMDKDIGEPLIYVQPKVVVLEPRPEFHNTPVNFSVSSVHVPVNVFDRAPDVIKAIQWSENLDQIFRDNYKNDPTLSWQFFGSSTGFMRQFPASKWRKDVPVDLYDCRLRSWYMEAATSPKDIVILMDGSGSMLGQRLDIAKHVVNTILDTLGTNDFVNIFTFDKEVSPVVGCFEETLIQANLGNIRELKEGIESFKPKSIANYTAALTKAFELLEDTKLSSRGAQCNQAIMIIGDGAPENNREVFELHNWRDPPYKPVRVFTYLIGKEVANWDDIRWMACENQGYYVHLSDTAEVREMVLNYIPVMARPLVLGRHDHPVIWSQVYADIEDTKLSDYLWDINQCEYQKADVLEYWQVHDRMLEPNEMHRRKYRRMKETWNQPVDSNVYQFMTTVSMPIYDRRENATRIANILGVAGTDVPINEIKKLLSPFTLGVNGYAFIVTNNGYVLFHPDFRPIFQGYILKPSYNSVDMIEVELLDDDRPARDFNPVLMTIRDSIINQSTGSKWMLVKNHFDEMKRVARIKRQYYWTAIKKTPFTLVISYPEQYGVSHMDIRADQEIHRISIKGTNLRSVFSGKRWKIHPDWLYCKHSNRTFKTPEIELLYFLERMSEPGWRWPGSRSAMPPEHAAAMFSNNSSTGRYPSINEKESYYCDRQLMQALVFDARVTEGFSNTTSFNSKDDKGTSASSPIAVLMGLLPRNEFKQRFGVTVAFLATHSGLTRWHEFHSNAAEESGVGETFSQNNTRAIDEIWYKRAVDQHFVREESFVYSVPFDAGESNSEILVTASHAVFHNEGGKTAPAAVVGFQFQHSALYKLFHNITGNACAVDDKDCYILDNNGYVVISTRVHETGRFFGEVNGAIMKRLLEENVYKQVTVYDYQAVCFESKNDNNASSMLLSPIFHLLGVGKWLLHTALWYIVQLLQWAPGVSSHYADMYGDSNDTEPPPPEPHPEHHARNGNGHGKKDEDHWLRYLTLHRTRLKPCDMKRELYTLFKEKDNVVYNMTAHACERPFVVLPIPYSNLILLVIDQLCPRDGTVVLTVNPQPIDYHFSVNDSLACYKQAREFNRMRPHSCISRHANESGIKLCGKACSIYVNLGLLLLCHILSRWL, from the exons ATGTCGCGCTCCCGCTCGATCGACCTCCATCAATCAGCAGTTAGTGGATCATTGGAATCAGAGAAGGATCATCGGGATCGCGGGAAATCATGGCCTGGTCGCGACTCCTGGCCTGGTGGCGCCTCTGTTTGGGCCTGCTCTCTGTCCTGGTCTGTTTGGCCCCGTGCGTCAATCTGCAGCCAGCCGAGAACATCAACTACAATCT CGTTCATTCGTGGGCCGACAAACTGGGCACGGAGCTGTTTCATCTGGGCGATTTCATCACCAGGCGCAAGGAGGTGCAAGAG TTTCAAGGATGCGAAAGTCGTTTCGCGCAATGGCGCCTCCATCGTTGATTCGATGGCCAAGGAAATCGAAATGATGATGGACCTGAAAGTCAGTGCAGTGAGG CGCATTATGGACACGGCTGAGAACACGGCTCTGTCGCATCAAAACGATATGGCGGACAAAATGTTCTCCTACTACAGTGCCAAGGAGATGCTGGAGCCCGGCGATCCCGTACCCCCCATTCCCACCCCGGCGCCAGATATGGATAAGGATATAGGCGAGCCGCTGATCTACGTCCAGCCAAAGGTGGTGGTGCTAGAGCCGCGTCCCGAATTCCACAACACTCCGGTCAACTTCAGCGTCAGCTCGGTCCACGTGCCGGTCAATGTGTTCGATCGAG CACCGGATGTGATTAAGGCAATTCAGTGGTCGGAGAATTTGGATCAGATATTCCGCGACAATTACAAAAACGATCCCACGTTGTCGTGGCAATTCTTTGGCAGTTCGACTGGCTTTATGCGTCAATTCCCTGCATCGAAGTGGCGCAAGGACGTACCGGTCGATCTATACGATTGCCGACTACGCTCCTGGTACATGGAGGCGGCGACGAGTCCGAAGGATATTGTTATCCTGATGGATGGATCCGGTTCAATGTTGGGACAGAGGCTAGATATCGCAAAGCATGTTGTCAATACAATACTCGATACATTAGGTACAAATGACTTTGTGAACATCTTCACCTTTGATAAGGAAGTGAGCCCAGTGGTCGGATGTTTCGAGGAGACACTGATTCAA GCGAATCTGGGCAACATACGTGAACTGAAAGAAGGGATTGAATCGTTTAAACCCAAATCGATTGCCAATTATACCGCTGCATTGACAAAGGCATTCGAGCTATTGGAAGATACCAAGTTGAGTTCGCGCGGGGCGCAGTGCAATCAGGCGATCATGATCATTGGCGACGGGGCGCCCGAGAACAATCGCGAGGTCTTCGAGTTGCACAATTGGCGGGACCCGCCGTACAAGCCGGTCCGCGTGTTCACCTACCTGATTGGCAAGGAGGTGGCCAATTGGGATGATATACGGTGGATGGCGTGCGAGAATCAGGGCTACTACGTCCACCTCAGCGACACCGCCGAGGTGCGCGAGATGGTCTTGAATTACATACCGGTTATGGCCAGGCCGCTCGTCCTGGGCAGGCACGATCACCCGGTGATTTGGTCGCAGGTCTATGCGGACATCGAG GACACAAAGCTCTCCGACTATCTGTGGGACATCAACCAGTGCGAGTACCAGAAGGCAGACGTCCTCGAGTACTGGCAGGTGCACGACCGGATGCTGGAGCCCAACGAAATGCACCGCCGAAAATACAGACGGATGAAGGAG ACCTGGAACCAGCCGGTGGACTCGAATGTATACCAGTTTATGACCACCGTATCGATGCCCATCTACGATCGGCGCGAGAATGCG ACTAGAATTGCGAATATACTGGGCGTGGCTGGCACGGATGTGCCCATCAATGAAATCAAAAAGCTGCTATCGCCGTTTACG CTTGGCGTGAATGGCTATGCGTTTATAGTAACCAACAATGGTTATGTACTATTCCATCCAGACTTTCGTCCAATT TTCCAGGGCTACATATTAAAGCCATCATACAACAGCGTTGACATGATTGAAGTCGAGCTGTTGGATGACGATCGACCCGCCAGAGACTTTAATCCAGTGCTGATGACG ATAAGAGATTCAATAATCAATCAATCGACTGGCAGCAAATGGATGTTGGTCAAGAATCATTTCGATGAAATG aaacgGGTGGCTCGCATAAAGAGACAATACTATTGGACGGCCATCAAGAAGACCCCTTTCACTCTGGTAATTTCCTATCCGGAGCAATATGGCGTGAGTCACATGGACATACGAGCCGACCAAGAGATCCATAGAATAAGCATCAAGGGCACAAACTTACGCAGCGTCTTCAGTGGGAAGAGATGGAAAATACATCCCGATTG GCTATATTGCAAGCACAGCAACAGGACATTCAAAACGCCAGAGATCGAACTGCTGTACTTTCTCGAGCGAATGTCTGAGCCTGGCTGGCGATGGCCGGGAAGTCGAAGCGCTATGCCCCCGGAGCACGCGGCTGCCATGTTCT CTAACAACTCATCAACTGGCCGTTATCCATCAATCAATGAAAAAGAAAGCTACTATT GCGATCGGCAGCTCATGCAGGCTCTGGTCTTTGATGCCCGAGTCACCGAGGGCTTCTCCAACACAACCAGTTTCAACTCCAAGGACGACAAGGG CACAAGCGCATCAAGCCCAATAGCTGTTCTAATGGGTTTGCTGCCAAG AAACGAATTCAAGCAGCGATTTGGCGTCACCGTCGCCTTTTTGGCCACCCACAGTGGCCTCACCCGCTGGCATGAGTTTCACTCGAATGCTGCCGAAGAATCTGGAGTTGG CGAGACTTTTAGCCAGAACAACACACGGGCCATAGATGAGATTTGGTATAAGCGTGCCGTGGACCAACATTTTGTGCGGGAGGAGAGCTTCGTTTACTCAGTGCCCTTCGATGCGGGTG AGAGCAACTCAGAGATCCTAGTGACGGCCAGTCATGCCGTTTTCCACAATGAAGGCGGCAAAACTGCCCCGGCGGCAGTTGTGGGCTTCCAGTTTCAGCACTCGGCGCTCTACAAACTCTTCCACAACATCACCGGCAAT gCCTGTGCCGTAGATGACAAAGACTGCTATATACTGGACAACAATGGCTATGTGGTCATTTCGACGCGAGTCCACGAGACGGGGAGATTCTTCGGTGAAGTCAACGGAGCGATCATGAAGCGTCTGCTGGAGGAGAATGTCTACAAACAGGTCACCGTCTACGATTACCAGGCGGTGTGCTTCGAGTCCAAGAACGATAACAATGCCTCCAGCATGCTGCTTTCG CCGATATTCCATCTGCTGGGCGTAGGCAAATGGCTGCTGCATACGGCGCTGTGGTATATTGTACAACTGTTGCAGTGGGCGCCCGGAGTGTCCAGCCATTATGCGGACATGTACGGCGACTCCAACGACACGGAGCCACCGCCGCCGGAGCCTCATCCGGAGCACCATGCCCGCAACGGCAATGGGCACGGGAAGAAAGATGAAGACCACTGGCTGCGCTACTTGACGCTCCATCGCACCCGGCTCAAGCCGTGCGACATGAAGCGCGAACTTTACACGCTGTTCAAGGAGAAGGACAACGTTGTCTACAATATGACAGCCCATGCATGTGAGCGGCCATTTGTCGTCCTGCCCATCCCGTATAGCAACCTCATCCTGCTGGTCATCGACCAGCTGTGTCCCAGGGACGGCACCGTCGTCCTCACGGTCAATCCGCAGCCGATCGACTACCACTTTTCGGTCAACGACTCGCTGGCCTGCTACAAGCAGGCGCGCGAGTTCAACCGCATGCGACCCCACAGCTGCATCAGTCGGCACGCAAAC GAGAGCGGCATCAAGCTGTGCGGAAAGGCGTGCTCGATCTACGTGAATCTGGGGCTGCTGCTCCTCTGCCACATACTGAGTCGTTGGCTGTAA